A genomic window from Halorubrum trapanicum includes:
- a CDS encoding SpoVR family protein, translated as MRDDRIEAKREAESLDEPAREARDLAERLGLAPYPVRYWVVDHDQMNELIAYGGFQRRYPHWRWGMNYERQSKLDRHGLGKAFEIVNNDDPAHAFLQESNSTADQKAVITHVEAHADFFANNEWFGLYADRGEGGPNAAARLERNADRIAAIAERTDVDRDEVERLIDAVTALEDTIDQHSPVDAARSVEEPGVAADVSDGDDDPLAAIEERIDELDLSEEVRRDVFDDEWLEARGEGVEPEEPRPDVLAFLRDHGKRYDSDSGKAVDREPWETTVIDAIREEAYYFAGQKQTKVMNEGWACVAPETPVFTEGGLLPMREVVDDLPAVSDGDGAQAVYDSNVISDHDTVSIETRRGFELRGSDNHRIRKPDGSWVELRDISKGDKIEISGGDGLWPTSYVDVDWQNPEHTTLNDVAAEAGVSIWTVMRYRKTGRAEKSEAIERAFASYDGENQSVAKSDVIAVPDQVSEKLGRFLGLLVGDGHVSEASGQVGFTSGSKAKAEEFAGLADELFGISPTVSEDGARWRTYIYSANLVRLLTEWFDLRTGAADKVVPKPVLRSPKTVVSEFLRGLFDADGYAGDQGVILSSKSESVSKVVQLLLTNFDIISRRREQSDGCFHVHLTGKSADRFHTEIGFGYSSKDEALERYVDELAWFETEEWTDEVVSVEEGTGDVYDISVEETHRYVGAGFINHNSYWESMMMGGEGFAGPDEFLTYADHMSRVLGSPGLNPYKLGFELWTHVELRAARREVTDKLLRVEGVTPENFHSRVDLDEVADLLEPHPAIAGAGPATLDELADMAADGDPRVDAEAVDRALSAREDSASGGPGEGETGGDKIDIERYPWKLLTREGLAERHYVLSRPEHRGALRNVSREALEEQARYLFDVDRYETVAAAIDDVDRAAGWDRMFEARESHNDVTFIDAFLTDEFVREGNYFTYEYSRATEEHRVASVDADDVRKKLLLRFTNFGKPTIVVLDGNFRNRGELLLGHRYNGVELDEERAKATLKRVFELWGRPVNLATIRVEYDDGEIRRAKRRGEEPEGTEVGVRFQYDGGEVTEHDLDAETEARIAADDVDYDTKPDDWLA; from the coding sequence ATGAGAGACGACCGGATCGAGGCGAAACGGGAGGCCGAGTCGCTCGACGAGCCGGCCCGCGAGGCGCGCGACCTCGCCGAGCGGCTCGGGCTGGCGCCGTACCCGGTGCGCTACTGGGTGGTCGACCACGACCAGATGAACGAGCTGATCGCCTACGGCGGCTTCCAGCGCCGGTACCCCCACTGGCGGTGGGGGATGAACTACGAGCGGCAGTCGAAGTTGGACCGCCACGGGCTGGGGAAGGCGTTCGAGATCGTCAACAACGATGACCCCGCGCACGCGTTCCTCCAGGAGTCGAACTCGACGGCCGACCAGAAGGCCGTCATCACCCACGTGGAGGCGCACGCCGACTTCTTCGCGAACAACGAGTGGTTCGGGCTGTACGCCGACCGCGGCGAGGGCGGCCCGAACGCGGCGGCGCGGCTGGAGCGCAACGCCGACCGGATCGCGGCGATCGCCGAGCGGACGGACGTCGACCGCGACGAGGTGGAGCGGCTGATCGACGCCGTGACCGCGTTAGAGGACACGATCGACCAGCACAGCCCGGTCGACGCCGCCCGGTCGGTCGAGGAGCCCGGCGTCGCGGCCGACGTGAGCGACGGTGACGACGACCCGCTCGCGGCGATCGAAGAACGGATCGACGAGCTCGACCTCTCCGAGGAGGTGCGCCGCGACGTGTTCGACGACGAGTGGCTGGAGGCGCGCGGCGAGGGCGTCGAGCCCGAGGAGCCGCGCCCGGACGTGCTCGCGTTCCTGCGCGACCACGGGAAGCGGTACGACTCCGACAGCGGGAAGGCGGTCGACCGCGAGCCGTGGGAGACCACCGTCATCGACGCGATCCGCGAGGAGGCATATTATTTTGCGGGACAGAAACAAACGAAGGTGATGAACGAGGGATGGGCCTGTGTCGCACCCGAAACTCCCGTCTTCACCGAGGGGGGACTCCTCCCGATGCGCGAGGTCGTTGATGATCTTCCCGCCGTATCGGACGGTGACGGGGCACAAGCCGTCTACGACTCCAACGTCATTTCGGATCACGACACCGTTTCGATCGAAACTCGACGCGGCTTCGAACTACGCGGCTCCGACAACCACCGGATCCGGAAACCAGACGGTTCGTGGGTCGAGCTACGAGATATCTCGAAAGGCGACAAGATCGAGATATCAGGTGGAGACGGTCTCTGGCCGACGAGTTACGTCGACGTCGACTGGCAGAACCCGGAACACACTACGCTCAACGACGTGGCCGCCGAGGCGGGCGTCTCGATCTGGACAGTTATGCGCTATCGTAAGACGGGGCGTGCGGAAAAGTCCGAGGCCATCGAGAGAGCATTTGCGTCGTACGATGGGGAGAATCAGAGCGTCGCGAAGAGCGATGTCATCGCAGTTCCCGATCAAGTGTCCGAGAAACTCGGACGGTTTCTCGGATTACTGGTCGGAGACGGACACGTTTCGGAAGCGTCCGGACAGGTCGGATTTACATCCGGCTCGAAGGCCAAAGCGGAGGAGTTCGCCGGATTGGCTGACGAACTGTTCGGTATCTCTCCGACCGTCTCCGAAGACGGGGCTCGATGGCGGACGTACATTTACTCCGCGAATCTGGTTCGACTGCTCACGGAGTGGTTCGATCTGCGAACGGGTGCCGCCGACAAGGTCGTCCCGAAGCCAGTCCTTCGCTCGCCGAAAACGGTCGTGAGCGAATTCCTTAGAGGGTTGTTCGATGCTGACGGATACGCCGGGGACCAGGGGGTGATACTCAGCAGCAAGAGCGAATCGGTCTCGAAGGTCGTACAGTTACTGCTGACAAACTTCGATATTATCTCACGCCGTCGAGAGCAGTCCGACGGCTGTTTCCACGTACATCTGACCGGCAAGTCCGCCGATCGATTCCATACGGAGATTGGGTTCGGCTACTCCTCTAAGGACGAAGCACTCGAGAGGTATGTCGACGAACTCGCGTGGTTCGAAACCGAAGAGTGGACTGACGAGGTCGTAAGCGTCGAAGAGGGAACCGGAGACGTATACGACATCTCCGTGGAGGAAACTCACCGATACGTGGGTGCCGGATTCATCAATCACAACTCGTACTGGGAGTCGATGATGATGGGCGGCGAGGGGTTCGCCGGCCCCGACGAGTTCCTCACGTACGCCGACCACATGTCCCGGGTGCTCGGCTCGCCCGGGCTCAACCCGTACAAGCTCGGCTTCGAGCTGTGGACGCACGTGGAGCTGCGGGCCGCCCGCCGGGAGGTGACCGACAAGCTGCTCCGCGTCGAGGGGGTGACCCCCGAGAACTTCCACTCACGGGTCGACCTCGACGAGGTCGCCGACCTGCTCGAACCCCACCCCGCAATCGCGGGCGCCGGCCCGGCGACGCTGGACGAGCTCGCCGACATGGCCGCCGACGGCGACCCGCGCGTCGACGCCGAGGCGGTCGACCGGGCGCTGTCCGCTCGGGAGGACTCCGCCAGCGGCGGTCCCGGCGAGGGCGAGACGGGCGGCGACAAGATCGACATCGAGCGCTACCCGTGGAAGCTGCTCACGCGCGAGGGGCTCGCCGAGCGCCACTACGTCCTCTCGCGGCCGGAACACCGGGGTGCCCTCCGGAACGTCTCCCGCGAGGCGCTCGAAGAGCAGGCGCGGTACCTGTTCGACGTGGACCGGTACGAGACGGTCGCGGCGGCGATCGACGACGTCGACCGCGCGGCCGGCTGGGACCGCATGTTCGAGGCCCGCGAGAGCCACAACGACGTGACGTTCATCGACGCGTTCCTCACGGACGAGTTCGTCCGCGAGGGGAACTACTTCACCTACGAGTACAGCCGGGCCACCGAGGAGCACCGCGTCGCCAGCGTCGACGCCGACGACGTCCGGAAGAAGCTGCTCCTCCGGTTCACGAACTTCGGGAAGCCGACAATCGTCGTGTTGGACGGGAACTTCCGGAACCGCGGCGAGCTCCTCCTGGGCCACCGGTACAACGGCGTCGAACTCGACGAGGAGCGCGCGAAGGCGACCCTGAAGCGCGTCTTCGAGCTGTGGGGGCGCCCGGTGAACCTCGCGACGATCCGCGTCGAGTACGACGACGGCGAGATCCGGCGCGCCAAGCGGCGCGGCGAGGAACCCGAGGGCACCGAGGTCGGCGTGCGGTTCCAGTACGACGGCGGCGAGGTGACGGAACACGACCTCGACGCCGAGACCGAAGCCCGGATCGCGGCCGACGACGTCGACTACGACACGAAGCCCGACGACTGGCTGGCGTGA
- a CDS encoding kinase anchor protein: MSDRTRNDGDGFLDAADEVLRGAYDPPMSLAAYVDRVLENPTAAASGAGYLLAAVESYGTREVRERGETLDRYRFFDDPANDGEHAVLGNTRALNGFVDDLRAAATGRGGDETIVWVDGPTATGKSEFKRCLINGLRAFSKTDAGRRYTVEWNVAGAGGGVGGGGGAGAASLSYGDGGDAGEWYRSPVQSHPLSVFPEAVRESIADAVDGDAYPIAADVELDPFSREAYDHLESTYRERGRRDLFSAITDRDHLRVTSYVVDVGSGIGVLHAEDDGTAKERLVGSWMGGMLRELDSRGRKNPQAFSYDGVLSQGNGVATVVEDASQHADLLRRLLNVPDERRVKLDKGIGMDVDTQLIVISNPDLDAELDRHAERGDADPLKALKRRLSKHEFRYLTNRRLEARLLRREIAGATAVEESVGEPAEPTGVGRGSGPAEGDRDPGAAPLSIEVRESDGSLVERELAPHAVGAAALYAVVTRLDAEDSPGDLDLIETAELYETGEVRRGDDAVTVDDVALAEGDGRNGIPVTYARDAVADLLATTADRSHPDLPVERVVTPTDVLDAMAEGLADAPLFSRAEAAEFEGRRSPVAERIRERQREDVVDAILAEETVPTETVAEYVEHVYAWDEDDPTDREREDAAPDPLAMKVFETETLGRFDESDYRGTDPGRDVERFRRERVIRGLTRYAWRNRGEEFSVDDVELAEVPELKAVIDANDLADVKRRFPDLDPAAWADPPADTETERVKADTIDRLCERGYSRASAELTSRAVMEDVREEWPDVDAGRAGDDGDDGGADRNGGGDPWD; encoded by the coding sequence ATGAGCGATCGAACCCGAAACGACGGCGATGGGTTCCTCGACGCCGCCGACGAGGTGCTCCGCGGGGCGTACGACCCGCCGATGAGCCTCGCCGCCTACGTCGACCGCGTGCTGGAGAATCCGACCGCGGCCGCCTCCGGCGCGGGGTACCTCCTCGCGGCCGTGGAGTCGTACGGCACCCGCGAGGTCCGCGAGCGCGGCGAGACGCTCGACCGCTATCGGTTCTTCGACGACCCCGCGAACGACGGCGAACACGCCGTCCTCGGAAACACCCGCGCGCTCAACGGGTTCGTCGACGACCTCCGCGCGGCCGCGACCGGGCGGGGCGGCGACGAGACGATAGTCTGGGTCGACGGGCCGACCGCGACGGGGAAATCGGAGTTCAAGCGGTGCCTGATCAACGGCCTCCGCGCGTTCTCGAAGACGGACGCCGGCCGGCGGTACACCGTCGAGTGGAACGTCGCGGGCGCCGGGGGCGGCGTCGGCGGGGGCGGTGGCGCGGGCGCGGCGTCGCTCTCGTACGGCGACGGCGGCGACGCCGGGGAGTGGTACCGCAGCCCGGTCCAGTCGCACCCGCTGTCCGTCTTCCCCGAGGCGGTCCGGGAGTCGATCGCCGACGCGGTCGACGGCGACGCCTACCCGATCGCCGCCGACGTGGAGCTCGACCCGTTCAGCCGCGAGGCGTACGACCACCTGGAGTCGACCTACCGCGAGCGCGGGCGCCGCGACCTCTTCTCGGCGATCACCGACCGCGACCACCTCCGCGTGACGAGCTACGTCGTCGACGTGGGCAGCGGGATCGGCGTCCTCCACGCCGAGGACGACGGGACCGCGAAGGAGCGGCTCGTCGGCTCGTGGATGGGCGGCATGCTCCGCGAACTCGACTCGCGCGGGCGGAAGAACCCGCAGGCGTTCAGCTACGACGGCGTGCTCTCGCAGGGGAACGGCGTCGCCACGGTCGTCGAGGACGCGAGCCAACACGCCGACCTGCTCCGGCGGCTGCTCAACGTCCCCGACGAGCGCCGCGTGAAGCTCGACAAGGGGATCGGGATGGACGTGGACACCCAGCTGATCGTCATCTCGAACCCCGACCTCGACGCGGAGCTGGACCGGCACGCCGAGCGCGGCGACGCCGACCCGCTGAAGGCGCTGAAGCGCCGGCTCTCGAAACACGAGTTCCGGTACCTCACGAACCGCCGGCTGGAGGCGCGGCTGCTCCGGCGCGAGATCGCCGGCGCGACCGCGGTCGAGGAGTCGGTCGGCGAACCCGCCGAGCCGACCGGCGTCGGTCGGGGAAGCGGGCCCGCAGAGGGGGACCGGGACCCCGGCGCCGCGCCGCTGTCGATCGAGGTCAGAGAGTCCGACGGGAGCCTCGTCGAGCGCGAGCTCGCGCCGCACGCGGTCGGGGCCGCGGCGCTGTACGCGGTCGTCACGCGCCTCGACGCCGAGGACTCGCCGGGCGACCTCGACCTGATCGAGACCGCGGAGCTGTACGAGACGGGCGAGGTCCGGCGCGGCGACGACGCGGTCACCGTCGACGACGTCGCCCTCGCCGAGGGGGACGGCCGCAACGGGATCCCGGTCACCTACGCCCGCGACGCGGTCGCCGACCTGCTCGCGACGACGGCGGACCGGAGCCACCCCGACCTCCCCGTCGAGCGCGTGGTCACCCCGACGGACGTGCTCGACGCGATGGCGGAGGGGCTCGCCGACGCCCCCCTCTTCTCGCGGGCCGAGGCCGCGGAGTTCGAGGGGCGGCGCAGCCCGGTCGCCGAGCGGATCCGCGAGCGCCAGCGCGAGGACGTGGTCGACGCGATCCTCGCCGAGGAGACGGTCCCGACGGAGACGGTCGCCGAGTACGTCGAACACGTGTACGCGTGGGACGAGGACGACCCGACCGACCGCGAGCGCGAGGACGCGGCGCCGGACCCGCTCGCGATGAAGGTGTTCGAGACGGAGACGCTCGGGCGGTTCGACGAGAGCGACTACCGCGGGACCGACCCGGGCCGCGACGTCGAGCGGTTCCGGCGCGAGCGGGTGATCCGCGGGCTCACGCGGTACGCGTGGCGCAACCGCGGCGAGGAGTTCAGCGTCGACGACGTGGAGCTCGCGGAAGTGCCCGAGCTGAAGGCGGTGATCGACGCGAACGATCTCGCCGACGTGAAGCGGCGATTCCCCGACCTCGACCCCGCCGCGTGGGCCGACCCGCCCGCCGATACCGAGACGGAACGGGTGAAGGCCGACACGATCGACCGACTGTGCGAGCGGGGGTACAGCCGCGCGTCCGCGGAGCTGACGAGCCGCGCGGTGATGGAGGACGTGCGCGAGGAGTGGCCCGACGTCGACGCCGGCCGCGCCGGCGACGACGGGGATGACGGCGGCGCCGACCGGAACGGGGGTGGTGACCCGTGGGACTGA
- a CDS encoding endonuclease/exonuclease/phosphatase family protein codes for MTGIRVLSYNVRYANRGDHHDAWHDRRDAVARLVRFHRPDVAAFQEPLPGQREDLRERLPAYEFVGRGREAGGEGEGCPIAVRNDRWEVVEGDTFWLSETPGEPSTGWDASHPRIATWARVRARDGDTAVRVINTHFDHVSARARRESARLLRERLPTVATSDGTGGDPDETPPVVLVGDLNCTPGSEPHRILVGDGSEPDEKGSATPVDDDARPLRDAAAAADLRHGPETSLTDFARLIDGRRIDHALVSPELSVEAFATLADRDDRGRYPSDHLPILARLSV; via the coding sequence ATGACCGGGATCCGGGTGCTCAGCTACAACGTCCGCTACGCCAACCGCGGCGACCACCACGACGCCTGGCACGACCGCCGGGACGCCGTCGCGCGGCTCGTCCGGTTCCACCGCCCCGACGTCGCCGCCTTCCAGGAGCCGCTCCCCGGGCAGCGCGAGGACCTCCGCGAGCGGCTCCCGGCGTACGAGTTCGTCGGTCGCGGCCGCGAGGCCGGCGGCGAGGGCGAGGGGTGCCCGATCGCGGTCCGGAACGACCGCTGGGAGGTCGTCGAGGGTGACACGTTCTGGCTCTCGGAGACGCCGGGAGAGCCCTCGACCGGCTGGGACGCGTCTCATCCGCGGATCGCGACGTGGGCACGGGTGCGCGCCCGCGACGGCGACACCGCGGTTCGCGTTATAAACACGCACTTCGATCACGTGAGTGCCCGCGCGAGGCGCGAATCCGCCCGCCTGCTCCGCGAGCGACTCCCGACGGTAGCGACGTCGGACGGGACCGGCGGCGACCCCGACGAAACGCCCCCCGTCGTCCTCGTCGGCGACCTCAACTGCACGCCGGGGTCGGAGCCGCACCGGATCCTCGTCGGCGACGGCTCGGAACCCGACGAGAAGGGCTCCGCGACGCCGGTAGACGACGACGCCCGCCCGCTCCGCGACGCCGCGGCCGCCGCCGACCTCCGGCACGGCCCGGAGACGAGCCTCACCGACTTCGCTCGCCTCATCGACGGGCGCCGGATCGACCACGCGCTCGTCTCGCCCGAACTCTCGGTCGAGGCGTTCGCGACGCTCGCGGACCGAGACGATCGCGGCCGGTACCCGTCCGACCACCTGCCGATCCTCGCCCGGCTGTCGGTGTAG
- a CDS encoding DUF1028 domain-containing protein, translated as MTFSICVRERYTDDDGGDQIRFGVAVTTRLPGVGTLCPFASSDGAVATQSLVNVELGRKGIEYLGDGLAVDDALEALLNADEGSAQRQLHGVDADGTFAFSGDECNGWYGHREGQNYTVAGNLLTGEDVIEDTAAAYESDAHGDAPLAERLIDALAAGHAAGGDKREDLEVQSAALLVRNTEEDADDAYYNDLRVDASETPVADLRETYETAKRGYETILEKYAEEEAEEETDADAADEEASDDAGAADGE; from the coding sequence GTGACGTTCAGCATCTGCGTTCGCGAGCGGTACACCGACGACGACGGCGGCGACCAGATCCGGTTCGGCGTGGCGGTGACCACCCGCCTGCCCGGCGTCGGCACGCTCTGTCCGTTCGCCTCCTCGGACGGCGCGGTGGCGACCCAGTCGCTCGTCAACGTCGAGCTGGGGCGGAAGGGGATCGAGTACCTCGGCGACGGGCTCGCGGTCGACGACGCGCTGGAAGCGCTCCTGAACGCCGACGAGGGGAGCGCCCAGCGTCAGCTCCACGGCGTCGACGCCGACGGGACGTTCGCGTTCTCCGGCGACGAGTGTAACGGCTGGTACGGCCACCGAGAAGGGCAGAACTACACCGTCGCGGGCAACCTCCTGACGGGCGAGGACGTGATCGAGGACACCGCGGCCGCCTACGAGTCCGACGCCCACGGCGACGCGCCCCTCGCCGAGCGGCTGATCGACGCCCTCGCCGCGGGCCACGCCGCGGGCGGCGACAAGCGGGAGGACCTCGAAGTGCAGTCCGCCGCGCTGCTCGTCCGGAACACGGAGGAAGACGCGGACGACGCCTACTACAACGACCTCCGGGTCGACGCGAGCGAGACGCCGGTCGCAGACCTCCGCGAGACGTACGAGACCGCCAAGCGCGGCTACGAGACGATCTTAGAGAAGTACGCCGAAGAGGAGGCGGAAGAGGAGACTGATGCCGACGCCGCCGACGAGGAAGCGAGCGACGACGCGGGAGCCGCTGACGGCGAGTAG
- a CDS encoding PrkA family serine protein kinase, with protein sequence MADRHTLERLSEEYRTEVPDDLRAARSFDWYLDALYGDPRIARNAHQRVADMFDHYGTRYDEERGVVEYALAAEDPLHDGENVFYGREVHEAIHEFVNKVKSGARGLGPEKRIKLLLGPVGSGKSHFDWLVRRYFEAYTREDAGRMYTFRWVDLCSVIDDQDPDDDTVRSPMSQDPLVLLPKPQRQAVIDDLNERLDAPYTLRNDQHPDPASEFYLNELLAHYDDDLERVLDEHVEVVRLVADENRRECIETFEPKDKKNQDETELTGDVNYAKLAVYGESDPRAFDYAGAFCNANRGLFSGEELLKLQREFLYDFLHASQESTIKPKNNPRIDIDQVIVGRTNMPEYREKTGDEKMEAFNDRTKRIDYPYVLEYGSEAKIYEKMLDNADVPNVHVEPHALEMAGLFGVLTRLEEPTDETVTLVEKAKAYNGELEDEEIDRRKLREDAAESADVGEGMDGISARFVGDEIAEAIMDATHRERGYLSPLSVFDHFEANLGGHGSIAAEDLDRYERLLDRVREEYRERAIEDVRHALAYDVDELRRQGEKYMDHVMAYIDDDTVDDELTGRETEPDETFLRAVEEQLDVPSDRKDDFRQEVSNWVSRRAREGRGFDPQENDRLRRALERKLWEDKKHNINFSALVSATDLDDDDRSDWVSALVDRGYSEDGAAEVLEYAGAAVARSEIEDGGG encoded by the coding sequence ATGGCAGACCGACACACGCTCGAACGGCTCAGCGAGGAGTACCGGACGGAGGTCCCCGACGACCTCAGAGCGGCGCGCTCGTTCGACTGGTACCTCGACGCGCTGTACGGCGACCCCCGGATCGCGCGGAACGCCCACCAGCGCGTCGCGGACATGTTCGACCACTACGGGACGCGCTACGACGAGGAGCGCGGCGTCGTCGAGTACGCGCTCGCCGCCGAGGACCCGCTCCACGACGGCGAGAACGTCTTCTACGGCCGCGAGGTCCACGAGGCGATCCACGAGTTCGTCAACAAGGTGAAGTCCGGGGCCCGCGGGCTCGGCCCCGAGAAGCGGATCAAGCTCCTGCTCGGCCCGGTGGGCTCCGGCAAGTCCCACTTCGACTGGCTCGTGCGCCGCTACTTCGAGGCGTACACCCGCGAGGACGCCGGCCGGATGTACACCTTCCGCTGGGTCGACCTCTGTTCGGTGATCGACGACCAAGACCCGGACGACGACACGGTCCGCTCGCCGATGAGTCAGGACCCGCTCGTCCTCCTCCCGAAGCCGCAGCGGCAGGCGGTGATCGACGACCTCAACGAGCGGCTCGACGCCCCCTACACGCTCCGGAACGACCAGCACCCGGACCCGGCCTCGGAGTTCTACCTGAACGAGCTGCTCGCGCACTACGACGACGACCTGGAGCGCGTCCTCGACGAACACGTCGAGGTCGTCCGGCTCGTCGCCGACGAGAACCGCCGGGAGTGCATCGAGACGTTCGAGCCGAAGGACAAGAAGAACCAGGACGAGACGGAGCTCACCGGCGACGTCAACTACGCGAAGCTCGCGGTGTACGGCGAGTCCGACCCGCGCGCGTTCGACTACGCCGGCGCGTTCTGCAACGCGAACCGCGGGCTCTTCTCCGGCGAGGAGCTGCTGAAGCTCCAGCGGGAGTTCCTCTACGACTTCCTCCACGCCTCCCAAGAGTCGACGATCAAGCCGAAGAACAACCCCCGGATCGACATCGATCAGGTGATCGTCGGCCGGACGAACATGCCGGAGTACCGCGAGAAGACCGGCGACGAGAAGATGGAGGCGTTCAACGACCGCACCAAGCGGATCGACTACCCCTACGTGCTGGAGTACGGGAGCGAGGCGAAGATCTACGAAAAGATGCTCGACAACGCCGACGTGCCCAACGTCCACGTCGAGCCGCACGCCTTAGAGATGGCCGGGCTCTTCGGCGTCTTGACCCGCTTGGAGGAGCCGACCGACGAGACGGTGACGCTCGTGGAGAAGGCGAAGGCGTACAACGGCGAGCTCGAAGACGAGGAGATCGACCGGCGGAAGCTCCGCGAGGACGCCGCCGAGTCCGCCGACGTCGGCGAGGGGATGGACGGCATCTCCGCGCGCTTCGTCGGCGACGAGATCGCCGAGGCGATCATGGACGCCACCCACCGCGAGCGGGGGTACCTCTCGCCGCTGTCCGTTTTCGACCACTTCGAGGCGAACCTCGGCGGGCACGGCTCGATCGCGGCCGAGGACCTCGACCGCTACGAGCGCCTGCTCGACCGCGTCCGCGAGGAGTACCGCGAGCGCGCCATCGAGGACGTGCGCCACGCGTTAGCGTACGACGTGGACGAGCTCCGCCGACAGGGCGAAAAGTACATGGACCACGTGATGGCGTACATCGACGACGACACCGTCGACGACGAGCTGACCGGGCGGGAGACGGAGCCGGACGAGACGTTCTTACGCGCCGTCGAAGAGCAGCTCGACGTGCCCTCCGACCGGAAGGACGACTTTCGACAGGAGGTGTCGAACTGGGTGTCGCGGCGCGCCCGCGAGGGGCGCGGGTTCGACCCGCAGGAGAACGACCGGCTCCGCCGCGCCCTCGAACGGAAGCTGTGGGAGGACAAGAAGCATAACATCAACTTCTCCGCGCTGGTGTCCGCGACCGACCTCGACGACGACGACCGGAGCGACTGGGTCTCGGCCCTGGTCGACCGCGGCTACTCCGAGGACGGCGCCGCCGAGGTGTTGGAGTACGCGGGCGCGGCCGTCGCGCGCTCGGAGATCGAAGACGGCGGTGGGTGA
- a CDS encoding DUF444 family protein — MGLTEDRERFREVGESRREDLAEFISRGDLGGSDADRVKIPVKVVDLPAFEYDQRSAGGVGQGGDGQPQPGQPVDPEPGDGDEEGDPGEEGGDHEYYEMDPEEFAKELDEALGLDLEPKGKRVIEEVEGDFTDTARAGPRGALDVDEFFKRGLKRHLATDFDEAYVREGLFVAGADVDDVFAWAREQGIPVSRAWVADAAATLEGERGEPVAALDRWESFDALDAEVDREPVTHRIRREGLDSVPFRREDERFRHPEVIEKRERNVVVINVRDASGSMRETKRELVERVFTPMDWYLTGKYDAAEFRYVVHDAEAWEVDREEFFGIQSGGGTRISSAYDLVEEILEEYPYGEWNRYVFAAGDSENAGSDTTERVIPKMESIDANLHAYVETQPGDGAANARHADELEEAFGDADDVAVARVSEPDDVTDAIYEILSTESSGDGSGTADGRATGRADGGERR, encoded by the coding sequence GTGGGACTGACCGAGGACCGCGAGCGGTTCCGCGAGGTGGGCGAGAGCCGGCGGGAGGACCTCGCGGAGTTCATCAGCCGCGGCGACCTCGGCGGCTCCGACGCCGACCGGGTCAAGATTCCGGTGAAGGTGGTCGACCTCCCCGCGTTCGAGTACGACCAGCGCTCCGCCGGCGGGGTGGGACAGGGCGGCGACGGCCAGCCGCAGCCCGGCCAGCCGGTCGACCCCGAGCCGGGCGACGGCGACGAGGAGGGCGACCCCGGCGAGGAGGGCGGCGACCACGAGTACTACGAGATGGACCCCGAGGAGTTCGCCAAGGAGCTCGACGAGGCGCTCGGGCTCGACCTCGAACCGAAGGGGAAGCGGGTGATCGAGGAGGTGGAGGGCGACTTCACCGACACCGCCCGCGCGGGGCCGCGGGGGGCCCTCGACGTCGACGAGTTCTTCAAGCGCGGGCTGAAGCGCCACCTCGCGACCGACTTTGACGAGGCGTACGTCCGCGAGGGGCTGTTCGTCGCGGGCGCCGACGTCGACGACGTCTTCGCGTGGGCGCGCGAGCAGGGGATCCCGGTCTCCCGCGCGTGGGTCGCCGACGCGGCGGCGACGCTCGAAGGCGAGCGGGGCGAGCCGGTGGCGGCGCTCGACCGCTGGGAGAGCTTCGACGCGCTCGACGCCGAGGTCGACCGCGAGCCCGTCACCCACCGGATCCGCCGGGAGGGGCTCGACAGCGTCCCGTTCCGCCGGGAGGACGAGCGGTTCCGCCACCCGGAGGTGATAGAGAAGCGCGAGCGCAACGTCGTCGTGATCAACGTGCGCGACGCCTCCGGCTCGATGCGCGAGACGAAGCGGGAGCTCGTCGAGCGCGTGTTCACCCCGATGGACTGGTACCTCACCGGGAAGTACGACGCCGCCGAGTTCCGGTACGTCGTCCACGACGCGGAGGCGTGGGAGGTCGACCGGGAGGAGTTCTTCGGGATCCAGTCCGGCGGCGGCACCCGGATCTCCAGCGCGTACGACCTCGTGGAGGAGATCCTCGAGGAGTACCCGTACGGCGAGTGGAACCGGTACGTGTTCGCCGCTGGCGACTCCGAGAACGCCGGCAGCGACACCACCGAGCGCGTGATCCCGAAGATGGAGTCGATCGACGCCAACCTCCACGCGTACGTGGAGACCCAGCCCGGCGACGGCGCGGCGAACGCCCGCCACGCCGACGAACTCGAGGAGGCGTTCGGCGACGCCGACGACGTGGCGGTCGCGCGCGTCTCCGAGCCGGACGACGTGACGGACGCCATCTACGAGATCCTCAGCACCGAGTCGTCGGGCGACGGATCCGGGACCGCCGACGGCCGTGCGACGGGACGCGCGGACGGGGGTGAGCGGCGATGA